In one window of Rathayibacter caricis DSM 15933 DNA:
- the opgC gene encoding OpgC domain-containing protein, with amino-acid sequence MRRGEPHRARVLLLAASALALALLGAPVAAAAESAPSADVLVPDSGAYFGASLDWSIDSAAQQSERLGASAAVLEHSATLPVSDDETTYLAQFLRQAEGEGALAAITLRPSGDLVGFDEADAAETVDALARARQDDALPLYLRFAPDMNADWVQWGQDPDAYIDAFRLFSEAVRAELPGAVVVWSPVAGGAYPFTAEPDGADPALDTDGDGRLAAGDDPYGPYYPGDEYVDWVGLSAYHDPSGGGQPLNEVPRAGALDTALDGGGDLDFYERFAAATGTPMMLETAAFFSPGAGGPGALEIKQEWWRQVLAAASEQEHPLLDVVLWRDSSSARAVVGEVVIDWSISTSEETAAAFRADAAGSELVFGPLYAPYGTAGPVSTGGGTIDGAAAWIVVATVLLAAVALTVWGLLRGRTSRLAYVGPPSRDLRIDLLRGGAIVFVVINHLALVSVFQNATQEAIGMVSGAELFVLLSGAVLGLVHRPKIVGGGIGEVTLRTGARAWKLYVTAIAVTLIVGFVSLVPFLNAVPATTYVDQGTGAAGSEATGRVYDLYSGFDGLVRYPVDPSVIVDLALLRIGPWQVNVLGLYVVMLALAPLILWALSRRRWILVLAVSWGVYVLQMLLGLRLLPSQFEDSFPLLTWQALFVTGMVAGFHRREILGWFATRAGRIVLAVSVIATVGLALFSWNNPYLSSAYDLRLDLVPANTFSSIYSVAFERTTLDPGRVLNVLLVTITGYALLSVLWKPIHRVLGWFLIPLGQATLYVFVMHVLFVLIVANLPFLDRGSIVIDSLAYVVVLALLWVMVKTRFLFGIVPR; translated from the coding sequence GTGAGGCGCGGAGAACCGCACCGAGCACGCGTCCTCCTCCTGGCGGCGTCGGCCCTCGCGCTCGCGCTCCTCGGCGCGCCCGTCGCGGCCGCCGCCGAGAGCGCGCCGTCCGCGGACGTGCTGGTCCCCGACTCCGGCGCCTACTTCGGCGCGAGCCTCGACTGGAGCATCGACAGCGCCGCGCAGCAGAGCGAGCGGCTCGGCGCCTCGGCCGCCGTGCTCGAGCACTCCGCCACGCTGCCGGTCTCGGACGACGAGACGACGTACCTCGCCCAGTTCCTGCGGCAGGCGGAGGGGGAGGGCGCGCTGGCCGCGATCACGCTGCGCCCCTCAGGTGACCTCGTCGGGTTCGACGAGGCCGACGCCGCCGAGACGGTCGACGCTCTCGCCCGCGCCCGCCAGGACGACGCGCTGCCGCTCTACCTGCGCTTCGCGCCGGACATGAACGCGGACTGGGTGCAGTGGGGTCAGGATCCGGACGCCTACATCGATGCGTTCCGGCTCTTCTCGGAGGCCGTGCGCGCCGAGCTCCCCGGGGCCGTCGTGGTGTGGTCCCCGGTCGCGGGCGGCGCCTACCCCTTCACGGCGGAGCCGGACGGGGCCGACCCGGCGCTCGACACCGACGGCGACGGCCGGCTCGCGGCCGGTGACGACCCGTACGGCCCGTACTACCCGGGCGACGAGTACGTCGACTGGGTGGGGCTCTCGGCCTACCACGACCCCAGCGGAGGCGGGCAGCCGCTGAACGAGGTGCCGCGCGCCGGCGCCCTCGACACGGCGCTCGACGGCGGCGGCGACCTCGACTTCTACGAGCGCTTCGCCGCCGCGACCGGCACCCCGATGATGCTCGAGACGGCCGCGTTCTTCAGCCCCGGCGCGGGCGGGCCCGGTGCTCTCGAGATCAAGCAGGAGTGGTGGCGCCAGGTCCTCGCGGCCGCCTCCGAGCAGGAGCACCCGCTGCTGGACGTCGTGCTGTGGCGCGACTCGTCGTCGGCCCGCGCCGTGGTCGGCGAGGTCGTCATCGACTGGAGCATCTCGACCAGCGAGGAGACGGCCGCGGCGTTCCGCGCCGATGCGGCCGGCAGCGAGCTCGTCTTCGGCCCGCTCTACGCCCCCTACGGCACAGCCGGACCGGTGAGCACGGGCGGCGGCACGATCGACGGCGCCGCCGCGTGGATCGTCGTGGCGACCGTCCTGCTGGCGGCCGTCGCACTGACGGTCTGGGGACTGCTCCGGGGCCGCACGAGCCGGCTCGCCTACGTCGGGCCGCCCTCGCGCGACCTGCGGATCGACCTCCTCCGCGGCGGCGCGATCGTGTTCGTCGTGATCAACCACCTCGCCCTCGTCTCGGTCTTCCAGAACGCGACGCAGGAGGCGATCGGCATGGTCTCGGGAGCGGAGCTGTTCGTGCTGCTCTCGGGCGCGGTCCTCGGGCTCGTGCACCGTCCGAAGATCGTGGGCGGCGGCATCGGCGAGGTGACGCTGCGCACCGGCGCTCGCGCCTGGAAGCTCTACGTCACGGCGATCGCGGTCACCCTGATCGTCGGGTTCGTCAGCCTCGTGCCGTTCCTGAACGCCGTGCCGGCGACGACCTACGTCGACCAGGGCACCGGAGCCGCGGGGAGCGAGGCCACGGGCCGCGTCTACGACCTCTACTCCGGCTTCGACGGGCTCGTCCGCTACCCCGTCGATCCGTCGGTGATCGTGGACCTCGCGCTCCTGCGCATCGGACCGTGGCAGGTCAACGTCCTCGGCCTCTACGTCGTGATGCTCGCGCTCGCGCCGCTGATCCTGTGGGCGCTCTCGCGGCGCCGCTGGATCCTCGTGCTCGCCGTGAGCTGGGGCGTCTACGTGCTGCAGATGCTGCTGGGCCTGCGTCTGCTGCCCTCCCAGTTCGAGGACTCGTTCCCGCTGCTCACCTGGCAGGCGCTGTTCGTCACGGGCATGGTCGCCGGCTTCCACCGGCGCGAGATCCTGGGCTGGTTCGCCACCCGCGCCGGGCGGATCGTGCTCGCCGTCTCGGTGATCGCCACGGTCGGTCTCGCGCTGTTCTCGTGGAACAACCCGTACCTCTCGAGCGCCTACGACCTGCGGCTGGACCTCGTGCCGGCGAACACGTTCTCGTCGATCTACTCCGTCGCCTTCGAGCGGACCACGCTCGACCCGGGCCGCGTGCTGAACGTGCTGCTCGTGACGATCACCGGGTACGCGCTCCTCAGCGTCCTCTGGAAGCCGATCCACCGGGTCCTGGGCTGGTTCCTCATCCCGCTCGGCCAGGCCACCCTCTACGTCTTCGTGATGCACGTGCTCTTCGTGCTGATCGTCGCCAACCTCCCGTTCCTCGATCGAGGGAGCATCGTGATCGACTCGCTCGCCTACGTCGTCGTCCTGGCCCTGCTCTGGGTCATGGTCAAGACGCGCTTCCTGTTCGGGATCGTGCCGCGATGA
- a CDS encoding LamG-like jellyroll fold domain-containing protein, which translates to MSPRRRGARTLALSLSAATIAALAVALPSAPAAVAAETAIPADALLLKYDFEQGQVNGATVTDLGSKKLNGTVVNSAGAAYIEGRTAGTKAIDLPGGAANSTTAPYITVPNGLFQGVSATTVSAWTKWSGTEGFQWLWCLGISPDAASAFSPSFTDGDGNARAIVKQLRGGGEAGVSSTTPLQKDQWVNLTATMDGTSIVLFVNGLQVATAPASVDLAAQLFSSSATKSGNIGRALWNVHPYYDGAIDDFRVYNRVLTADQIRGLAGSAAPTVTGLISTSVDVTTAIGVAPALPGVPARYSDGIERPAPVTWDAVPASSYAARGTFTVKGVVTETGEAVTATVAVRTAGEMTIDLGAPTGDFMGGASGTLYGVYGKGLPSDNLLEGIDLRTVSTKAQDGPQHPGADALDVAKAVADTSDGDTYIYMTDIYRGFPYQWPGSTPEEKLDGYMDKIASQVDQVLALDEKYQDNIVFVPFNEPEGNMFGDGQWSYNGTSWLNDPTDFFAAWDRAHALIKEKMPDARISGPNTSLLFNQVKGFLAHTIEAGTVPEVMTWHELSAPGVIRTAVDRYRGWEDELFVGTEYEGKHLPINLNEYAFNYHTSVPGQMIQWISALEDKKVDGDIAYWNIDGNLSDSAVQANRANGQWWLLNAYAQMSGDTVAVTPPKPGESYTLQGVATLDTDLKQARAIFGGSGGPQTVGFDRIPSATFGSKVHVKVNEIRWSGQVGDSGAPQTVKEFDVAPVNGSVSLDFGGSLPALDIDSAYEVILTPGANATASSASPVDFRQKYEAETAPFTGQRFLNGPEGSPSNVGGFYTSGGRNIGGFRTGGDLKVDFQVTVPKDGEYDLSVFGNSQNTFAANAEQGPINTFLTVDGAAEQEIYLPLAYKFVVWDHVDTKVKLTAGTHTISLSAKNLAGTKGTKGDGIVDKIELSLPNAAAASTIYESEVSTLESGATTDYSRTGVSGSGAAKLTTGASSVVWAYSAKDAPSSVTVDTLGGGTGDLWVNGVKIGAVSTSSTKQIFLSGGVNKIEVVGTGGTLLVDRVVIGKAVAPQATTSYEAEAATITGPAVVRDLSLASGGKAVGQIGGGRDGASKIVFGDVQAAADGSYALTLRYSNEEQSPATHYNPDPIARHADITVNGVTQRVLFPHTFHQNQLWDLSVPVTLKKGTNVIEITSKELPGFDGVTYLSDTFPGVQLVSQYAPNIDRISVTPLVASTAKLSVVASSSTRCIAGKVVLTTTAKNTGSAPIDVVMTSAFGTKTVKAVAPGANATGSFTTRQASVQAGSVTVDSSGVVGGAKVTDKQTAAYAAATCR; encoded by the coding sequence ATGTCCCCCCGGAGGCGCGGAGCACGCACGCTCGCCCTCTCCCTGAGCGCGGCCACGATCGCCGCCCTCGCCGTCGCGCTCCCCAGCGCACCGGCCGCCGTGGCGGCCGAGACCGCCATCCCCGCCGACGCCCTGCTCCTGAAGTACGACTTCGAGCAGGGCCAGGTGAACGGAGCGACCGTCACCGACCTCGGCTCGAAGAAGCTGAACGGCACCGTCGTGAACAGCGCCGGCGCCGCCTACATCGAAGGCCGCACCGCGGGCACCAAGGCGATCGACCTCCCCGGAGGAGCGGCGAACTCGACCACCGCGCCCTACATCACCGTGCCGAACGGGCTGTTCCAGGGCGTCAGCGCCACGACGGTCTCGGCCTGGACCAAGTGGTCCGGCACCGAGGGCTTCCAGTGGCTCTGGTGCCTCGGCATCAGCCCCGACGCCGCCTCGGCCTTCTCTCCCTCGTTCACCGACGGAGACGGGAACGCCCGGGCGATCGTCAAGCAGCTGCGCGGAGGAGGCGAGGCGGGGGTCTCGAGCACCACGCCGCTGCAGAAGGACCAGTGGGTCAACCTCACCGCGACGATGGACGGCACCTCGATCGTCCTCTTCGTCAACGGCCTGCAGGTCGCGACGGCCCCCGCCTCGGTCGATCTCGCCGCGCAGCTCTTCTCGAGCTCCGCGACCAAGAGCGGCAACATCGGCCGCGCGCTCTGGAACGTGCACCCCTACTACGACGGGGCGATCGACGACTTCCGCGTCTACAACCGGGTCCTCACCGCCGATCAGATCCGCGGACTCGCCGGAAGCGCGGCGCCGACCGTGACCGGCCTGATCTCGACGTCAGTCGACGTGACGACCGCGATCGGCGTCGCACCCGCACTGCCCGGAGTGCCGGCCCGCTACTCCGACGGCATCGAGCGGCCGGCGCCCGTGACCTGGGACGCGGTCCCGGCCTCGTCCTACGCGGCGCGCGGCACGTTCACCGTGAAGGGCGTCGTCACCGAGACCGGCGAGGCCGTCACCGCGACCGTCGCCGTCCGCACCGCGGGCGAGATGACGATCGACCTCGGAGCCCCGACCGGCGACTTCATGGGCGGCGCCTCGGGCACCCTCTACGGCGTCTACGGGAAAGGCCTCCCCTCCGACAACCTCCTCGAGGGCATCGACCTGCGCACCGTCTCGACCAAGGCGCAGGACGGCCCGCAGCACCCGGGCGCCGACGCGCTCGACGTCGCGAAGGCCGTCGCCGACACCTCCGACGGCGACACGTACATCTACATGACCGACATCTACCGCGGCTTCCCCTACCAGTGGCCCGGCAGCACGCCCGAGGAGAAGCTCGACGGCTACATGGACAAGATCGCCTCGCAGGTCGATCAGGTGCTGGCCCTCGACGAGAAGTACCAGGACAACATCGTCTTCGTGCCGTTCAACGAGCCCGAGGGCAACATGTTCGGCGACGGGCAGTGGAGCTACAACGGGACGAGCTGGCTGAACGACCCCACGGACTTCTTCGCCGCCTGGGACCGCGCGCACGCGCTCATCAAGGAGAAGATGCCCGACGCCCGGATCTCGGGACCGAACACCAGCCTCCTGTTCAACCAGGTGAAGGGCTTCCTCGCCCACACGATCGAGGCCGGCACCGTCCCCGAGGTCATGACCTGGCACGAGCTCAGCGCACCGGGCGTCATCCGCACGGCCGTCGACCGCTACCGCGGCTGGGAGGACGAGCTCTTCGTCGGCACGGAGTACGAGGGGAAGCACCTCCCCATCAACCTCAACGAGTACGCCTTCAACTACCACACCTCCGTCCCCGGGCAGATGATCCAGTGGATCAGCGCACTCGAGGACAAGAAGGTCGACGGCGACATCGCCTACTGGAACATCGACGGCAACCTCAGCGACTCCGCCGTCCAGGCGAACCGCGCCAACGGCCAGTGGTGGCTCCTCAACGCCTACGCGCAGATGAGCGGCGACACCGTCGCGGTGACTCCGCCGAAGCCCGGCGAGAGCTACACGCTGCAGGGCGTCGCGACCCTCGACACCGACCTCAAGCAGGCCCGCGCGATCTTCGGCGGCTCCGGCGGACCGCAGACCGTCGGCTTCGACCGCATCCCCAGTGCCACCTTCGGCTCGAAGGTGCACGTGAAGGTGAACGAGATCCGCTGGAGTGGCCAGGTCGGCGACTCCGGCGCGCCGCAGACGGTGAAGGAGTTCGACGTCGCGCCCGTCAACGGCAGCGTCTCGCTCGACTTCGGGGGCTCGCTCCCCGCCCTCGACATCGACTCCGCCTACGAGGTCATCCTCACTCCGGGCGCCAATGCGACCGCGTCGTCCGCGTCTCCTGTCGACTTCCGGCAGAAGTACGAGGCCGAGACCGCTCCCTTCACCGGGCAGCGCTTCCTCAACGGGCCCGAGGGCTCGCCCAGCAATGTCGGCGGCTTCTACACGTCCGGCGGTCGCAACATCGGCGGCTTCCGCACGGGCGGCGACCTGAAGGTCGACTTCCAGGTCACGGTCCCGAAGGACGGCGAGTACGACCTGAGCGTGTTCGGCAACTCGCAGAACACCTTCGCCGCCAACGCGGAGCAGGGTCCGATCAACACGTTCCTCACCGTCGACGGCGCGGCCGAGCAGGAGATCTACCTCCCGCTCGCCTACAAGTTCGTCGTGTGGGACCACGTGGACACCAAGGTCAAGCTCACCGCCGGCACCCACACCATCAGCCTCTCGGCGAAGAACCTCGCCGGGACCAAGGGCACCAAGGGTGACGGGATCGTCGACAAGATCGAGCTGTCGCTGCCGAACGCCGCGGCCGCCTCGACGATCTACGAGTCCGAGGTGAGCACGCTCGAGAGCGGAGCGACCACCGACTACTCCCGCACCGGCGTCTCGGGCTCCGGCGCCGCGAAGCTCACCACCGGCGCGAGCAGCGTCGTCTGGGCCTACAGCGCGAAGGACGCCCCCTCCTCGGTCACCGTCGACACCCTCGGCGGCGGCACCGGCGACCTCTGGGTCAACGGTGTCAAGATCGGTGCGGTCAGCACCAGCAGCACGAAGCAGATCTTCCTCTCGGGCGGCGTCAACAAGATCGAGGTCGTCGGCACCGGCGGCACCCTCCTCGTCGACCGCGTCGTGATCGGCAAGGCCGTCGCGCCCCAGGCGACCACGTCGTACGAGGCGGAAGCCGCCACCATCACCGGTCCGGCCGTCGTCCGCGATCTCTCGCTGGCCTCCGGCGGCAAGGCGGTCGGCCAGATCGGCGGCGGTCGTGACGGAGCGTCGAAGATCGTCTTCGGCGACGTGCAGGCCGCAGCCGACGGGTCGTACGCCCTGACGCTGCGCTACTCCAACGAGGAGCAGTCCCCCGCGACGCACTACAACCCCGACCCGATCGCCCGCCATGCGGACATCACGGTCAACGGAGTCACGCAGCGCGTCCTGTTCCCGCACACGTTCCACCAGAACCAGCTGTGGGACCTCAGCGTGCCCGTCACGCTGAAGAAGGGCACGAACGTCATCGAGATCACCTCGAAGGAGCTGCCCGGCTTCGACGGAGTGACCTACCTCTCGGACACCTTCCCCGGCGTCCAGCTCGTGTCCCAGTACGCGCCGAACATCGACAGGATCTCGGTCACGCCGCTCGTGGCCTCCACCGCGAAGCTGTCCGTGGTCGCCTCCTCGAGCACCCGGTGCATCGCGGGGAAGGTCGTGCTGACGACCACGGCCAAGAACACGGGGTCCGCGCCGATCGACGTCGTGATGACGTCGGCCTTCGGCACCAAGACCGTCAAGGCCGTCGCCCCGGGCGCGAACGCCACGGGCTCCTTCACGACGCGTCAGGCGTCCGTGCAGGCCGGGTCCGTGACGGTCGACTCGTCGGGTGTCGTCGGTGGCGCGAAGGTCACGGACAAGCAGACGGCGGCCTACGCGGCGGCCACCTGCCGCTAG
- a CDS encoding glycoside hydrolase family 31 protein: MSASEAPALSGFRREGDGVAWTGNGETLLLQPWGPDSIRARSVPLGPVLDTDWALLPPEDAESTLVLDGRTATLRVGRLVATLTEEHVLDLQLGHDVFACRVSYSDADGRELLSELSSGGSLKLRARDHRPTAHGAGPATMSFDPPAGEHLVGMGVYQQDLIDLKGATLELAHRNSQASVPFVLSSRGYGFLWHDPSVGRAVFATNRTEWHAAATRQIDYWITAGRTPADITRSYARATGASPEMPEYGLGFWQCKLRYWNQEQLLSVAREHRRRGLPMDVIVADFFHWPRMGDFRFEEEFWPDPAAMVAELNELGIELMVSVWPQVSVESENFAEFRQRNLLATALRGPDVQMSFEGPSMFLDVTNPEAADRLWELCKRNYHDLGIRLFWLDEAEPEYAVYDHDNYRFHSGPALETGNIYPQRFSRAFFEGQRAAGQEEVVNLVRCAWAGSQRYGALVWSGDIGTTFADLRRQITAAIHVGAAGIPWFTTDIGGFHGGDPDDPAFRELLIRWFQFATFCPVMRLHGDRRPTEQVAAADGGRRSPSGGANEIWSFGDEATEILTEHLAIRERLRPYVRAVFDEAHTDGQPVLRGLFHGFPEDPRAWTTADEFLFGPDLLVAPVLQAGARNRTVYLPGGARWTDLWTRVSYEGGQTVEVEAPLERIPVFGRDSVYPIVH, from the coding sequence GTGAGCGCCTCCGAAGCCCCGGCGCTCAGCGGCTTCCGGCGGGAGGGCGACGGTGTGGCGTGGACCGGGAACGGCGAGACGCTGCTGCTGCAGCCCTGGGGGCCGGACAGCATCCGGGCGAGGAGCGTCCCGCTCGGTCCGGTCCTCGACACCGACTGGGCGCTGCTGCCCCCCGAGGACGCCGAGTCGACCCTCGTCCTCGACGGGCGCACGGCGACTCTGCGCGTCGGCCGGCTCGTCGCGACTCTGACCGAGGAGCACGTGCTCGATCTCCAGCTCGGGCACGACGTCTTCGCGTGCCGGGTCTCCTACAGCGATGCCGACGGTCGCGAGCTCCTCTCGGAGCTCTCGTCGGGAGGGTCGCTGAAGCTCCGCGCCCGCGACCACCGGCCGACCGCGCACGGAGCCGGTCCGGCGACGATGAGCTTCGATCCGCCCGCCGGCGAGCACCTCGTCGGCATGGGCGTCTACCAGCAGGACCTCATCGACCTCAAGGGCGCGACGCTGGAACTCGCGCACCGCAACTCCCAGGCGTCGGTGCCCTTCGTCCTCTCCAGCCGCGGCTACGGATTCCTCTGGCACGACCCCTCCGTCGGCCGCGCCGTGTTCGCGACGAACCGCACGGAATGGCATGCGGCGGCCACTCGGCAGATCGACTACTGGATCACCGCCGGACGCACCCCGGCCGACATCACCCGCTCGTACGCCCGGGCGACCGGAGCCTCCCCCGAGATGCCCGAGTACGGCCTCGGCTTCTGGCAGTGCAAGCTGCGGTACTGGAACCAGGAGCAGCTTCTCTCGGTCGCCCGCGAGCACCGCCGACGCGGGCTGCCCATGGACGTCATCGTGGCCGACTTCTTCCACTGGCCCCGGATGGGCGACTTCCGCTTCGAGGAGGAGTTCTGGCCCGATCCCGCCGCCATGGTCGCCGAGCTGAACGAGCTCGGCATCGAGCTCATGGTGTCGGTCTGGCCCCAGGTGTCGGTCGAGTCCGAGAACTTCGCCGAGTTCCGGCAGAGGAACCTCCTCGCGACCGCGCTCCGGGGGCCGGACGTGCAGATGTCGTTCGAGGGCCCGAGCATGTTCCTCGACGTCACGAACCCGGAGGCGGCGGATCGGCTCTGGGAGCTCTGCAAGCGCAACTACCACGACCTTGGGATCCGGCTGTTCTGGCTCGACGAGGCCGAACCGGAGTACGCGGTCTACGACCACGACAATTACCGCTTCCACTCCGGGCCCGCGCTGGAAACCGGGAACATCTATCCGCAGCGCTTCTCGCGGGCCTTCTTCGAAGGCCAGCGGGCGGCCGGGCAGGAGGAAGTCGTGAACCTCGTCCGCTGCGCCTGGGCGGGGAGCCAGCGCTACGGAGCGCTCGTGTGGTCGGGCGACATCGGCACGACCTTCGCGGATCTCCGTCGGCAGATCACCGCGGCGATCCATGTGGGCGCCGCCGGGATCCCCTGGTTCACGACCGACATCGGCGGCTTCCACGGCGGGGACCCGGACGACCCGGCGTTCCGCGAGCTGCTCATTCGCTGGTTCCAGTTCGCGACCTTCTGCCCCGTGATGCGCCTGCACGGCGATCGACGGCCCACCGAGCAGGTCGCGGCGGCGGACGGCGGTCGACGCAGTCCGTCCGGCGGGGCGAACGAGATCTGGAGCTTCGGGGACGAGGCCACCGAGATCCTCACCGAGCACCTGGCGATCCGCGAGCGGCTCCGCCCGTACGTCCGGGCCGTGTTCGACGAGGCGCACACCGACGGGCAGCCCGTGCTCCGCGGGCTCTTCCACGGGTTCCCCGAGGACCCTCGCGCCTGGACGACGGCGGACGAGTTCCTCTTCGGACCGGACCTGCTCGTGGCTCCGGTCCTGCAGGCGGGGGCGCGGAACCGCACGGTCTACCTGCCCGGCGGAGCGCGCTGGACCGACCTGTGGACGCGCGTCTCCTACGAGGGCGGGCAGACCGTCGAGGTCGAGGCTCCGCTGGAGCGGATCCCGGTCTTCGGACGGGACTCCGTATATCCGATCGTCCACTGA
- a CDS encoding PP2C family protein-serine/threonine phosphatase: MLGDRVPDPRLAALNELDIMGTPPEERFDRITRMAKDLFGVAVAEIHFLDETTLFTKSPQLPGWPLEYPRAGTFCDATLREQRMLVIPDLGTDGEFAQHENVAGAPHVRFYAGRPLMVEADLAVGTLCLLDFVPRDLSADQQALLDELGDWVERELRDRVERDRAADVQMRLSPADETLPAGYELAGLSIPLHGLAGDFYSWRGDDESIDLTLADVMGKGAAAAIVGAGVRSAFHARSGSTPSVAVAAVNEQLLDDFAVTGTFATLFHARLETATGRLDFVDAGHGLSVLLRPDGSFQRLASLGLPLGIAPEGGWADQTVELAPGDSLVSFTDGLLDLYDGTLESLAEATALARSCGSTQEFFDAIRALAATEKALDDITVLVVTRT; this comes from the coding sequence ATGCTGGGAGACCGAGTACCGGATCCGAGGCTCGCCGCCCTGAACGAGCTGGACATCATGGGCACGCCCCCCGAGGAGCGCTTCGACCGCATCACCCGGATGGCGAAGGACCTCTTCGGCGTGGCGGTGGCCGAGATCCACTTCCTCGACGAGACCACCCTCTTCACGAAGTCGCCGCAGCTGCCCGGCTGGCCGCTCGAGTACCCGCGGGCCGGCACCTTCTGCGACGCGACGCTCCGCGAGCAGCGGATGCTCGTCATCCCGGATCTCGGGACCGACGGCGAGTTCGCGCAGCACGAGAACGTCGCGGGAGCCCCGCACGTGCGCTTCTACGCGGGCCGCCCGCTGATGGTCGAGGCCGACCTCGCGGTCGGCACCCTCTGCCTCCTCGACTTCGTGCCGCGAGACCTCTCGGCCGATCAGCAGGCACTGCTCGACGAGCTGGGCGACTGGGTCGAGCGGGAGCTCCGCGACCGGGTCGAGCGGGACCGCGCGGCCGACGTGCAGATGCGCCTGAGCCCCGCCGACGAGACGCTCCCGGCGGGCTACGAGCTCGCCGGCCTGTCGATCCCGCTGCACGGGCTCGCGGGCGACTTCTACAGCTGGCGCGGTGACGACGAGAGCATCGACCTCACCCTCGCCGACGTGATGGGCAAGGGAGCGGCCGCAGCGATCGTGGGTGCAGGGGTCCGCTCGGCGTTCCACGCCCGCTCCGGATCCACGCCGAGCGTCGCCGTGGCTGCCGTCAACGAGCAGCTGCTCGACGACTTCGCGGTGACCGGCACGTTCGCCACCCTGTTCCACGCGCGGCTCGAGACCGCGACCGGGCGCCTCGACTTCGTCGACGCCGGCCACGGCCTGTCGGTGCTCCTGCGCCCGGACGGCTCGTTCCAGCGCCTCGCGTCGCTCGGCCTGCCGCTCGGCATCGCCCCGGAGGGCGGCTGGGCCGACCAGACCGTCGAGCTCGCGCCCGGCGACTCCCTCGTCTCGTTCACCGACGGGCTGCTCGACCTCTACGACGGCACCCTCGAGTCGCTCGCCGAGGCGACCGCGCTCGCCCGCTCGTGCGGCAGCACGCAGGAGTTCTTCGACGCGATCCGCGCCCTCGCCGCCACGGAGAAGGCCCTCGACGACATCACGGTCCTGGTGGTGACCCGCACGTGA